GCTTCCTGTACTCTTCCCAGTGAGTGGTGGCCCAGCTTCTCCGGGGACCACATGCTGGGAATAGTTCTGGGCACAAAGGGCCCTTAAGACATTCTTACCTTGCTCTGGTCCTGCCAGTATCTTCAAAGGGCTTTAGGGGCTGCGGCTGATCTTGTCCTTGTAAACCTGGAGGTCGAATGGCTTACCAAAGTTGCACCGCCAATAAACAGCAAATGCTAACCATCTCAGGTTTGAAAAAGAGACCGTGGTTTCCAGCTGCCTTGAGAGGTCTCCACTGAACCTCCCTGTCTGCCAGGGAGGGCTTCCAGGACAAGGACCCAACCCAGGCAGCCTCAACATGAGCAGCTATTTTTCTGGAGGTTAGAAATCCAAGATCAGGATGGGAGCAGGTTATTCCTGTGAAGGCTTTAAGGAAGGCTTCCTGCATCATCTCTAGTGGCTTGCTGGCCACCTCCACTATTCCTTAGTTTGAAGAAATACCGCCTCATCTCGGCCTGTCTTCCACAGCATCTCCGTGTCTGCACAGCTGCCGAGGCAAGCTTTCTAATCTCACTCATCTGTAAGACTGTTACTGAAGGAAGCACATTCTGGGGTCCTGGAACTTAACCTCTGCAGAGAACAATTCAACCTACGGCCCTCCCCGCACTCTCCATGTCCAGAGCCGACTTAATGGAATAGCTATTTTTCAGGTCTCTCATAtccacctctgtggcctcacCGGCTAGCAGCGACCCAGTTGTCAAGGAGTGTCTGGATATACCCACTCCAATTAGCCCCCGAGGATGGTAGGGTGGTCCAGACTAGCCTTAACACATGATACCGAAACAGGAAGATCAGTGACAAATGATAGCAGCAATAGTTGCGGGTGACAGAAGGTACGGGGtcagagagctggagagacaggaagGTGTCAGGGGCAACAAAGAGGCTAGAATTGAGGCAAAGGCTtactgtttgctttttgagacagggtttctctgtgccacagccctggctgtcctggaattctctttgtagacaaggttggcttcaaactcagagatctgccagcttctgcctcccaagtgctgggattagaggtgtgtgtgcCTGGCTGGGGCAGTCTTACTGCCTGGGAGCTGAGCTAAACCTGAGAGGGAGGGGCCAAGTGGCCTATTGGAGAAGGCCAGGTCCCACAGAGAATGGCTGACAGAGAGAGGCCCAGTGCTGAGACAACAAGTTCCGGTAGCCCTAGAATTTCAATGGAAGCCCAACAGTTGGAAGAGATAGGGGCTAGCCACAAGTTTTCAAGTCCTGAGTGTGGGTGGGAGATCATCTCAGGTTAATAGTAAAAGCTCTGGAAAAATCCTGATAAAAATGATGTCTGGTgagagctgggtcagagaagGAAAAGTGGGCCAAGAAGGGATGGAGAAGCGGGGGAGCAGGAGGGCACGGTGGTCTCGGAGACTAAGAAGGCTCGGGAGACCTACAGGACTTGCGTGGAGCACACTGGGGCTGCAGCCACCATGGTGGGACCAAACAGTGACAACACAAGCCTGCGGTACTCTCGTCAGAAGAAAACTGTAGACACGTCTCATCTTTTAACTGTTTATTGTATAATATAAAACTACAAAAGACTGCTCATTTCCATGTACATTTAATCTGTCCAATTGTTTAGAATACAGCCTGAATGAACCTACATTGAACACAGCCCTCTGGGTTCTGATGTGACATCTGTAATATTGCATAGAAAAGGCACAGCTCTCAGGTCTGTGGGGAAAGGTCACACCTCCTTCCAACAAAAAGCCCTCCTCAGATTCCATGCACCCAACATGTCCCCATGTACACTTTCAACACTTTAGTTGTACAGACAGACTACTCTTTTCTCCCAAATTCCCCAAAAGAAGTCCAAAATTTGTATTGGCTTTGTCTGCAAGAGCATTTGATCCTGGCTAACTTTTGAGAACCATGTAGACTCATTCTTGGAAGCACTGGAAACAATCAGGTACACAGGCAGTTGAACGCCCTGCTGGCATCCAGGTGCAGGGCAGCACAGCTAGGATGAGTCAGAGATGCTCTTTCTGCTACTTTCAGAGATGTAAAATAGTCCAATTTGTAAGAGCAAGGTTTCAAAATTAAGACAATTCACAGAGTAGAGGAACGGTTGCTGCAcaaacagtcttttttttttttttatttgtctgtcaTTTAAGAAGGCTGCCCTTGCAGTATTCATAATTCATTGTTTACTGCAAAGGCGGTAATaaatttaagctttaaaaatgatCCGTAAGTTGATACTTTGGCTCTTTGGAGCTTACGTCGTTGATTGACCTCAGGATGGTTGGGGCTATGGCAATAAAAAGCTCAATTGCTAAGAGCGGTGTGGGAGGCTGTGGCCACTTCTCACCCTTTGGTATGAAGGTGGGTGCCTGTGTGTTGCCCCTTCTGTCATCAAGTGAAAAGTGCTactaagaaaattttaaaaaattatcaaccCTTTTAtgcttgattttcttaaaaatttggAGGTATTAAAACATTCCTCATCCACACCTTTTGCATATTTTAAATAGACCCATATTGGAGATGACAGTAAAAATGAATGTGGACTGTGTATCTGATGAAAAGACAGGGTGGGGGCTGGCTTGGCCCCCCTTTTAATACAGATTTACATTCCTACAAGAAATACATTCCTACCATACATCCTGCACCATACCACCCAGATGTTATTAGAGTGCcacagtaaaataaatatattcacacagaaaaaaaaagaataaataacttATGGGGAAACCATTACTTGAAGTCTCTCAGGATCCTGTTCTCACCTTGTCAGGCCATTGCACATCACTGCCCATAACTAGCTCTTCAGGCCTGGGCACCGCAAGCTTCTGCCTGGCCATGCACGCCACAGACTGTCTTTGTGAAGGTGAGACACTCCTGTCAGGAAGTGCCTAGAAACACACCCCACACTCAAACTGGGACTCAGGCACCTCACTCCGGCTCCAGCGCTTCCCTGTTGGGACACTGCTTCACAAGAGTAGGACACAAAGATAGTCTTAACTCTTGATGGGCTTGCTCTCCCTGAAATGCGCCATTAGCTGGCCATGCATGTTTCAAGAATAAGTACTTGCCGGCGTTGCTGGAAGTGGGTGTTTTGGTTTTGAAGCCCAGCCTTACAAATGCACTAGAGTCAGAGAACCAAGTTTGGGCAATGTTTCTCTGTGCTTATTTGAACTGTTGCCCAACATATGGGATTGTTTAAACACACGATTTGCTAATCCAACAACAGTACAGTTGTTCTAAGTTACTGTAAATCAGTTTTTGACAATGGCAATCAACTGCTTTGTGCCATTCTCACTGGGAATAATCAACACTACTGTATATGCCCACGGATGCAGATGTGTGTGGCATGTGGCCAGTTCACAGGTCCTCCAGTTCTAAAACACAAAGCACGGGCAGACAGACCTGCTCTctacaagaaagaaaagttcttaGAGTGGACAGGCACAATGACACCTGGAGCATCTGCACAACCCTCACCTCTTCATATGGTCCCTGGTCCTACATCAAAGGAAACACACACGTGTAGCGGTGAGAGGTGTGTGCGGAGGTGCCTGAGGGAGAACACGTACAGATGGACCAGCTTCTTCTCACTGCTCTACAGAGCTGACAATCAGCCTTTCAAACATTCAAGTGGGGAAAGGGTAATAGAATATAAAAAGATATTAGTCACACCATACATACATCTTTTGCTTGGATGAGCAGCTCCTTCATCACACACACATTTGCTTGCCATGcgcattataaaaataaaactatctaTGGCTTGTTTAAAGTGCCATTTATAAACTTATCTTCTTAATTGGCCAGAAAGACCCAGTTTTATCCATGGCAAGAAGTGAGCAGAACTGGTGACTGTATACTGACAAATgaccaacaaagacaacaaaaacaaaatcccataatttaaagtttttaaataaatataaacgtTCTATCTAAAGAAGCCATCTGCACACCAATATACGATGTAACCTGCACTCAGCAGCTGAAGTACCGCTGCAGGGAAGAAAAAGCTGAACCAGAAAGGCCACCTCAGCAACGGCCAGGATACGCTGAAACTATTACCACGGGCGGGGTGGGGAAGGATGACTGGAAATAATGAGCTGCTTAAGGGGCTGAGCGACAGGGGAGGGACAGAGACATGTACAGAAATTCCTGTCTATGTATTTGGGAATAACAACTCGGTGAAGTGTAGTTAAATTAGCAGTTAATTAAGGAAAGCGACCATACTGGACACCGTGCCATCAGGTGGCAGACTGAGGCTCTGGCCACAGATGTTGGGAGAATGCATCCCGGCTGGCTGAGGTGAGCAGAGCTCACTGTGGTGATCATGAAGATGCCATTTGCAGCTCTTAGCAACAGAGGGAACAAAAGCCCCAGGGAAAGGACACTGGGAAGGGCAGTTCTGCAACATGATGGATGCTTTCTGGAGAGTTTCTTCTTTATGAACCCTAAGCTCTAAAGCAGGGCTCAGCTCCATGAAGAGGTCAGTTGCTTGTTGTAAAATTTTGTTATGTAAAATTGTGGTCTCATCACAAAAGCTATGCCCAAAGGGAAAGACTTgggttttcattaaaaaaaataaaataaaataaaaacaatgaaaagagcAAACTTGGCataaatacagtctttttttttttttctttctttctttctttttttaatccacCCCTACCTTGAGAAAGGGTTCttactgtatagctctggctggactggaactcacaaaaatccactgcccctgcctcccaagcgctggaattacaggggtaCGGCACCACAGCCGGCCATGAGTGATTCAGCCTCTGCTCAAAAGAGGGAGCTGAGGAGCCAGGCCACACCAACAGCCATCTCCTGGCCAACTGCTTAATGCGAGTTTGATGAGCACACAGGGCTCTAGCTTTGGGAGTCACGGTGCTGGCTGCCGGCAGGTGACTGTGCCAGGGGCTGGTGCTTGTGAAATttgggtgtcagatcacctggccCTTTATTAAAGCGCTGTGTGTATTTGCATTTGGGGGCATCAACTGCAGATGGATTTGATCCAATTTTCTCTTGCAccatacacatataaaacattACAACTCTATAAAAGTACAAGTACAACTTGTACATCTTACGTTTGCAGGAACTATGTGAGCAAATCCTATCAAAATAGCTATCTCATATGTATAAACAGCATTTGTTTTTAGAAAAACAATATCATAAACTGCAGAATCtgtacaaaaatataaaataaatttgggcAGCAGTTTTCTAAACAGCCATGTAAATGCAACACTTACGAGTAGTTAATGCCTCTAAAAAGGCTGAATTGCCAAGTCAACTTACATAGGGCAAAACGCCAGAAAAGGTACTGAGATTATCCAAATAATAGAGatatagattctttttttttacctcttGCAATAaaacttatagaaaaaaatagacaaatatgCACATGCAATTTACAGCTTTTCCAACTTAATCCCTTGTGCTTCACTTGAACTGTTCATGTTCACCTTTTAACATTAGCAACACAGTCTTCAAATGTCTTCTCTCCTACACCAGGGCAGTAGGTCTCTGAGGAACCTACCCAGAAGAGTGTATTAAAAGTGGTCATACTCAAATGAAGGCACTCCAACTCTGCTTGAAGAAAATACTAGTGTGATACTTTTGTAAAGTGTTCTTCTCTGAAAAAGGCAAGCAAGGGTACATGCACAGTGCGGAAAAAGTGTCTGTCAGGGTGGCCGGGGTGCTTGCGCAGTCACGGGGTCCCAGGTCTTAGGATCCAACAAGCACCTCCATGATGTGGTCTAGCTCTGTGAGATCCATTTTGAAAGGCTGACTTGGGGCGACAGGCTGATTGCTGTAGGGAGCTAGGGTCTTGAGGAGGTCATCAGCTGACACAGGGGCCATTTTTGAGGCTGTCCCCGATGCAGATGTGCAGGGGTCAAAATCATACATGGATGTGTCAATGTCAGCAAATAAGATGTCGTCCAGGGTCAAGTCTGTCAGGAAACCCGTGGACGTGGTTATTTCAAAATTCCCAGGCAGAGAGTCCATAAATCTTGAGTCATCGGTGCGGCTTTCCTGGGGCCCCTCAGGTTTTTGGGTGCTGGACTCGCTGGAGGGTCCTTTGGAGCCATCAGGTGCTGCAGCGGCCGCCGCGGCCTCCGTGGAGGTAGATGTGGGACAGAGCTCCTCGATCTCGTCCAAGGCGGAGGAGAAGCTGTCCTTTTCTGGTGGGAGGGCTGGAGAAGAGAGTCTGGTAGGAGCTGCAGGGTGCACAGCCTGCAAAGTGCAAAAAGTGTCATCGTCATCCTCTAGCAGGGAGGCAGGGGTGAGGCAGGCCTCCAAGGGTGTAGTGCTTCCTAGGTCACAAGGGTGAGCAGGAGCCGAGGCCAGGTGGGTGAAGGCAGGTGGGGCCTCCCGGTAGCTATCGCTCATCGAGTCACTGGGCTGGGAAGAGGGGCTGAATGCAGGCCTCAGGCTgccttcctgcttgagttcctccTGGATCCGCCTCAGCATGTTGTTAATTAAGACAGTCTTGTGCAAGCTGGGCTCTGTCAGGGGCCTGTGGTTATACAGTTTCATAAGGGAAATGTTGAAGATAGTCTGGCGCTGTAAGGTGTAAGACACCCTGGACGGACCATCGGAGGGGGACACGATTTTGCCTTCCAGCCCATCTTCATGCTCATCAAACTTCCGTTTTCCTCCTTTCCCCAACATATATCTAcaagggagaagacaggaaatagcATGAATCGCACGAAGGCTAATTTTCCCCATGAGAATGCTGACTTGGGTTGGGCCTTGTCAGCCTAGTCTCTAACCAGAGTTACTGGGGAAGACCCTGTAGGCAGACAAGTAGGACATCTACCCTTGTGTGCCTGCAGAGCAATTTTTGCCACTAGGTAATCCTGGCCAATGCACTGTGTGAGTAATGCGTACAACATGACACGGGGAAGTTAGGAGTTACCATGGCAACCATGATTTTTACTTTCTCAGCTCATGTGCTTGCGTTCGCATGCCTAATGTTATCACACAGGTTCAATTTCCCTCCCCCAAATGGATGTATTTTTAAAGCTCAAGAACAGACAACGGCACGACCTCAACAGGCAGAGGTGTCATAGATTACAGCTCCAGCACAACTCAGACAATCGAAGGCATCAAGTTGGAGATGGGAGCACACATCATTTTGGTAGAACCGCGTGTGCtttcaaaatgttttcttcttgctCATTATGCACAaagccttccttcctgcctccgGTGCGCATGGCTGAAGCACTGTGCTAAGTGACCTCggggactgagctgccactgCCTTTCATTCTAGACTAAGTGGTGGAATGCACGTTTCCCAGCCTGGGCTTCTGCATGGCTCCATTTCCCAGCACACACCTGTGTATGGATGTGGTTGCTCTCAAGGGAGCCCGGCTACTAGGCACTGGAGTCATGTCCTAACAGCCACCTACAGTGTGACTCCAGAGATCCCTGGGTATGTGAAAGATATAAGGGCTCTCCCCCAGACCTGGAGACTCTGGTCCCTTTGTGAGCACTGCTGTCTGGCTGGTGGCCCTTCCTAGTCCCCGCACTCACTCAATCACCGACTTTCAGAGCTTCTGCTATGGATAAAGCACGCAGGACCAGCCTTTGCCCACAacgtttatttgtttttgttttacccttCCAGGCAGGCTTTCAATATGAATTTTGGATTGCGTTACTGGATGGAACTCAAAATCCACACACCTCAGCCAACCAGGTGCTGGTTTACAGCCACACACCACTATGCCCAGCGCAAACCGGCTCTCCAGTTTCCAGCAGAGGGAAGAGCTCTCCTTCGGCTGTCCTGTGCAGTTCTCAGTAAGCCAGGACCACTGCTCACTCctctctgtgagtctcagccctGGACCCACGTGAGCCCTCTCCAAAGGCTTGGTAGTCACTCCATTTCTCCTCTCACTGCTTATAGCACCTCTTCATCCCTTCACTAATGCACACTCCACATCCTCAGTCCCAGGTGGGAAGGGTCACCACATGAATTTCCTCCTGTGTGGCACGGCACGAGCCTTTTAAATTTCAAACCTGATCCTAAGGGAAGGAACTGATACCCTTCACTGAAGTTCCCTTCAATACTCTGTTTAAAGGAAAGCCATGTTGTCCACCCCACAAAGCAGACATACAGGAGGTGAGTCTGGCGCATGACGAATGCCTGACTTCTGCTGCAGCCTATCCATGCCAGCTTCTGAAGAATGTGGAATTACTTGTATGAAATCGTAAGCATTAACAAGGTGGGTATCAATCGTAAGGACCCAAGACCAGTCTTGTGAGCAGCATAGTTGTTCTGTGAGACAGGAGGGTCTATAATCAACGGGCTTCTCTCTCGCCTCTCAGTGCTCCTACTGTTCAGTGGGCCTCAATTTAGGTCTACTCAGCATCAGACATTTCCTATTTGGAGTATCTGTACTTGTTAAAACTTGATAAAGTGAGAGAAgtaggttttgttttgctttgttttgtttttgagacagggtttctctgtatagccctggctgtcctggacttgctttggagactaggctggcctctgcctccctgagtgctagtaTTATAGGCGTGTGACACTGCGCCCAGCTGAGAAGAGGTAGTTTTATTTCACTCTGCAAAACACAATACATCAGAAGCATTACCAGACACTGGATTTTGAAGAGATACACAATTACGTGTGTATCTGCTTACAATTTGAGCATATATACTCCCAGGGGGAAAAATGTTTCTTTGGCTGAAGAGCTTGTAAGTGCGTTTAATTTGCACACAATATTATCTGATCTATGCTATGTTATCCTGTGATCAGGCCACTTAAATGTAAGTTCACAAATATGTACATGCACACCCTAGACCAGCATTTCTCACACTATGGTCCACAGGTGGGGCTGGCCTGTGAACTAGTACCCATTCAGATGAGGTCAGCAAAGACACTGGATTACTTAGGGAGTTTTACggcaaaactgaaaagtaactGTTAGGTCTGCAAATCTAATCCTAACAAGCCCAGCTTTTACAGGagctctttctcattctttaactttatttttcaaataattgtgggtttttttgtttgtttgtttactgaaaTTCACAAAGGACTGGTGTGATATCAAGACAACCTATCAACACAGAAGTTTGAGAAACACTAACATACAgctaaaatcaaataaaaaaacatatcGCCACTTAACACTTCTACTGATTTTCTAAACAAAGATAACCTTAGGTGACACCAGAGTGACTTCCAGTCACTAATGTAGCACTGAGAAAAGGCTTGTCACCAGAGTGAAATGGTATCTCCTACAGTTTCTGTTGtctcctcccccccctttttttctttctctccatgtatttttttttttttaaatgagatctCTGCTGACTGGTCTAAACCTCTAGACCTAGTAATCTGCCTTTCCTAGCCTCTTAAGTCGCTGAGTTACAGAAATGCACCACCATAGTACTTTTTCAATAACATACTTCttttgaaaagaatttaaaattaattattatgcTGGATgaagtggtacatgcctttgatctcagcactcagcgaGTCAGATGTGGGCAGATCTGTGAGTTGCTGGCTAGCCAGGGCTCCTTGGTGAGACcgtgagttgtgtgtgtgtgtgtgtgtgtctgtgtatgtgcatatgtggaggAGGGGATAACCTGGTGAACTGAGTTCTATCTTGCCACCATGGCTCTCTCAGAAAGTACTCCTGTGCCTTCTTGTTGGCTTAATAACacatttcttttggaaataattgCCACTTCCACAGAAGTGATCACacctaagggctggagagatgactcagggttaagagcacttgttactgcTGAGACCCAGGGTTCAGCTCCTAGCACCTccatggtgacacacttcctggCATTCAGCGGAAGTCCCACAGCTGGCAACATATGTGGAGAGAACTTCAGACACTCCAACATGAGTAGCAGCTAACTTACAACCAGAATGAGCCATCTGGTCAGAGCTGCATGCTCACCCCGTGGTTCAGGAAAACCTGTGGAGAGGTTTCCGTAATGCTGCCTGGAATTGGAGGGTGCAGAGCCCCTGTAAGCAAAGTCTAGCAACAGGACTAGGTAGACAAGTTGAATACTGGGTCTTCTTCATGTGTGTAAATAGGAACCTTTgacttactttcattttttctgttttctgttgaaGCAAACAAAATTGGCTCCACACACCTAATGAGATTGCAAAATGCACACAATGTAGTTAAgtcataaagaaaaatagaaatgcaACAAAGCCAAAATGAAGAGTCCCATAACTCTGGTTAACACAAGGTAAGAGCCTTGCAACAGTCCTTTCACTCACAGGGCTTTGTATAACCAGGACCTCCTTAAACACAACATGATGCAAAGGTAAGGCACGCACTCACGCATGCACGCCCTCAAGAACTAGGCAGCACGCAGCCGGGCGCATGGTCCTTTCTGGCCACTGCGCCTGGCTAAGGCCAGACTAGGCCAGGGTAGCCAGCTCCTCAGAAGCCTTTTTCAGACACTCTGAAAAAATAACAATGCTTTTTAAGTGCTGTTGGAGAGGCACGTGACCTCTCAAAGGCCTCACAAGGGGGCAGCCTGCAGAAGCAGTAGCCAGAGCTCATTAAGGGATTCCTGGGTGAAGGGCTCCAGAGTCACGGCCCTCTAGAGACTGCTTCCCGGGCTCCCTGGGCTTCAGGGTTTCATGCTGTCAGAGATCGCAAAGACCCAAATCCAAGAGCCAAATCTTCTAGTCAAAGACACAAAGAGCTGCCAGGGGTCAAGGCTAGAGGCACCTACAGGGTAATCAGGTGCGCggctccttccttttctcccattACCCAGGCCTAAACACTCTCAACACTGCTCTTCTACTGAACATCCGTTGACTCCTCTGTAAGGCTGAGATAAAATGTGGACCCTTCCAAATTGTTAGGAGCAAATTCCTGACATTCTGCACTCAAATCGAGgcctgggctcaaactcagcCTCTCTCATGCTGGGCATGTGCTCAGACACTGAGCTACGCCCTCAACCCAGTCAGTACTTTGTAAGATTGATGAGGcacactaaaatttaaaaaaagaaaagaacaaatacaCTGGTAAGAGAGCAAACAGAAATGACCTGTGTGTGCACCAGACTTGGCCTCTAACGTGCAGCTTCTCACCCAGAAAGAACCCTAAGGCCCAAAGCTACGTTCTGCTTAATtaaccccagcaccaggaggcaggagcaagtGCACCTAGGtctcaaataacaacaacaaacagcaacagaaaaaggaCTATGTTTTGTTGAGGCCGATGTCCCAAAGTAACAAGTGTCAGTACAACTTTCCTCAAAGGACGAAGGTCTAGACTCTAGAGGGTCAGAAAACTCTCACCTGCTACCCTGCTACCCAGGGCCCATCATTCCAGCTCCTCCATAACTTGCTCGGCAGGGATGCGAGAGACCTCTGCAACAGGCCTTGTGGTCCCATTTGCATGCCTGTCAGCTACCTCCAGACTCAAGGCCCCCAGAGGCACAAGACAGCCTTCTTCACCTCAGGACTCTCCGTTTAGGGGCCCTTCCTGACATCAACATAGTCCTCAATAAGTGAACAGTACGtggaacaaatgaaaagaaaggtcTGTGTGTGGACATCTGTGACTAGAGCCTATCAGGGAAAAACAATGGACCTGAGAGCAGAGTGGGACCGAGCTCTAGCCTGCAGACCCCACTTGTGACCCCCTCACATTTACCCTCCCTCCCACTGAGGTGAATACCAGCTGTGGGCCTCCACAGGTGCTGGAGTTTCCAGGTGAGGCTGGACTGAGGCTCTCTGAGGAGCAGTTTCCTCTGGTCCTCACCAggccaccgtgtgtgtgtgtgtgtgtgtgtgtgtgtgtgtgtgtgtgtgtgtgccatctcTTAGAAGAGGAAATGCAGATCATGGGTCAGTTGTCCACAGAAAGTGCTGATGATGGTTTTTGTCCttgcttaaacacacacacacacacacacacacacttttaacctCTGAACAATCTCTTCAGGCCCATCACATGGCTTTTCAAAAGTCAATTGCAGTGCCAAACTAAACCATGAGGTCTTCAGGTGGACCAAAGAAGTTACAAGCGGGGCTTGTAGCTCTTGGGGAGCTGGCCACATACTCTGACACATTCCTTATTTCCCTGCACAGGACCAACTCATGTGACTACAGGTGCTGACCCCTGCCCCAGGCCTCTATACCAACTTACTAcattgcattatttttttattgtgtacggatatttttgcctgcatgtgggtctgtgcaccatgtgcctgCCAGGTGCCCAGGAATGCCCAGAAGAGAAcattagatcccttggaactagaattatggacagctgtgaaccaccatgtgagtgctggaaactgaacccaggtcctttaggaGAGTAACCAGTGTTCttcagtgatttcttttttcttttttaaagatttatttattatgtatacaatgttcagtctgcatgtacaccagaagagggcaccagatctcattagagatggtcatgagccaccgtgtggttgatgggaattgaactaaagacctctggaagagcagccagtgctcttaacctctgagtcatccctCTAGCCCCAGGACCCCAAATTTACAACTTTTGAAGAAAAAAGGGAGTCAAGGGGAAAGAGAAGGTTCCCACAAGAACGTCAGAGACTTCTCATCTGCTTCTGGTGCTGCCAGAGCTTTAGGCTCTTGACTTGGAAACCATTTCTCTTGGGTCAGTGGTAGGGAAAGGATGCTCCTAACTCAGCCGCAGAGACGGTGGAGATGGCAGGAGAGGCCTGGTAAGGGGAGATTCCTCTGGCAAGAGAATACAATCTCTACCGTAGTAGAGTGGGACCTAATATCCCGTTGTGTCTGGCCAATCACCAGGTCCAGGGACTACTACTAGGAAGGTTAactcacacctttaataccaacacTGTCTTGTCTACATAGGTAGTTCCTGGCTGGCCAGGGTTACTTGCCtgttgagaccctgtctaaaacaaatgAACAGCCAAAGATAtagatagaattttttttttttttaatgagatacTGCACTTTTCTTTGCCATTCCCTTCCCCCTAGCCTAGTCCTGGCCACCATGAGGTCACTGGGTCTGCCACCATTTCTGAGGCccaaggcagaaaggcagaaaggtacttcctccccacccccttctcttcCATTCTCCTCCTGTGGGTAGCTGCTGACATTTACAGCTTTTCTGCACTTAAACTATTAAGTGTCCCTGAGCTTCTGGCCAACTCATTCTTACATTCTTTTACTAATGAGTCTAAGACCCCACGGCTGGGGAGGGGGAAACACTCCTATTAAAGTTGGACAAGAAATTGTtcaaaaacaacttttaaaacagAATCCTCTCAGTTCCTCGTCTTCACTGGCCTTTGAGGTGAGCTTCTGTCTCCAGCAGAAAACTTCTACAGCCTGGCCTTCCCTGCAGTGTGTCAGTGTTGTGATGGCAGCAGCTGGCAGTGAGGAAACGTCCCATCCTGCTTCAATGGGAAACCACACTCACCGGCTTCGACAGCACCCCACAGCTAACATGCTACCCATCCCTGAAGAACACGCCACACTAAGAGACCTTCTAACACCCTGCTTCCCTTCAAGGCACAACAAAGCAGCCAGAACAAAAAGAGCTCCCTGCTAGGCGAGTGGTGGTCAGGGAAGCTGGCAGAGTCAGACCAGCTCCAGGTCCTGGGCTGTGGTTagg
This genomic window from Meriones unguiculatus strain TT.TT164.6M chromosome 12, Bangor_MerUng_6.1, whole genome shotgun sequence contains:
- the Sertad2 gene encoding SERTA domain-containing protein 2; the encoded protein is MLGKGGKRKFDEHEDGLEGKIVSPSDGPSRVSYTLQRQTIFNISLMKLYNHRPLTEPSLHKTVLINNMLRRIQEELKQEGSLRPAFSPSSQPSDSMSDSYREAPPAFTHLASAPAHPCDLGSTTPLEACLTPASLLEDDDDTFCTLQAVHPAAPTRLSSPALPPEKDSFSSALDEIEELCPTSTSTEAAAAAAAPDGSKGPSSESSTQKPEGPQESRTDDSRFMDSLPGNFEITTSTGFLTDLTLDDILFADIDTSMYDFDPCTSASGTASKMAPVSADDLLKTLAPYSNQPVAPSQPFKMDLTELDHIMEVLVGS